In Thermodesulfobacteriota bacterium, a genomic segment contains:
- a CDS encoding response regulator: MYDENRKTILFVDDEKSILGITSEYFQRKGYRVVTANNGVEAKKILEQEQIDCCFTDINMPEMNGLELAEHIWITDNTIPVVIMTAYPSLDNTIRTIQNGVVDFLTKPVNLNQMELCAQRVLHQRQLFIENLLLKKEVEGKTRLEKLNQELLHKVDELHTLNKIMNVFSSIGISSDVFKRLVDMTVKISHADESHFFVIDEKMKTPIEVTASAADKKSPDIEALISNTDDRSFTETGINKIIMESVADEMPLLVSRNNGTYGLPDAILSFMIVPLVIRDKVFGVLTASIKNGTKRFTENDLYYLSFMAHNAGFAIENLALYENIYENLFATLYAFVNTIEARDPYTRQHSTRVTSIAIVIGKELGCTSEELDILNVAGHLHDIGKIGIRDDILLKPGRLTPEEFEKIKEHPVIGANIVKQLGQWDREMEVIRCHHERFDGAGYPDGLKGEEIPFLGRILAVADVYDAIASDRAYRKKMEEKRILKIINEGAGTQFDPQIVKAFLKVYKEGKIQAV, encoded by the coding sequence ATGTATGATGAAAATAGAAAAACGATCCTTTTTGTAGATGATGAAAAGAGCATTTTAGGTATTACCAGTGAATATTTCCAGCGCAAGGGATATCGTGTGGTAACGGCCAATAACGGGGTTGAGGCGAAAAAAATACTTGAGCAGGAGCAAATTGACTGTTGTTTTACCGATATCAATATGCCTGAAATGAACGGCCTTGAGCTCGCCGAGCATATATGGATAACCGATAATACCATACCGGTAGTGATTATGACGGCATATCCTTCATTGGATAATACCATCAGAACCATTCAAAATGGCGTGGTTGATTTTTTAACCAAACCGGTCAACTTGAATCAGATGGAACTTTGCGCTCAGCGGGTGCTTCATCAACGCCAACTGTTTATTGAAAATCTGCTGTTAAAAAAAGAAGTGGAGGGTAAGACACGGCTGGAAAAGTTAAACCAGGAACTTCTGCATAAGGTGGATGAACTTCACACCTTAAACAAGATCATGAACGTATTTTCCAGCATTGGTATCAGTTCTGATGTATTCAAGCGACTGGTGGATATGACTGTTAAAATTTCTCATGCAGATGAATCGCACTTTTTTGTGATTGATGAGAAAATGAAAACCCCCATAGAAGTCACCGCTTCTGCTGCCGATAAAAAAAGCCCAGATATTGAAGCCCTCATTTCAAACACGGATGACCGTTCATTTACCGAAACAGGTATCAATAAGATAATTATGGAAAGTGTAGCGGATGAAATGCCGCTGCTGGTGTCAAGGAACAATGGAACCTATGGTTTACCTGATGCAATACTGTCATTTATGATTGTTCCCCTGGTGATCAGGGACAAAGTTTTTGGTGTATTGACCGCATCAATAAAAAACGGAACAAAGAGATTCACTGAGAATGACCTGTATTATCTCTCATTCATGGCGCATAATGCCGGTTTTGCCATTGAAAATCTGGCCCTGTATGAAAATATTTATGAGAATCTGTTTGCCACACTGTATGCATTTGTAAATACAATAGAAGCCAGAGACCCTTATACCAGGCAACATTCGACCCGGGTGACCAGTATCGCTATAGTGATCGGAAAAGAACTCGGGTGTACATCCGAGGAGCTGGACATCCTAAATGTCGCCGGCCATCTTCATGATATAGGAAAAATAGGCATACGGGATGATATCCTGCTTAAACCCGGCAGACTTACCCCGGAAGAATTCGAAAAGATCAAGGAGCACCCGGTAATTGGGGCAAACATAGTCAAGCAGCTGGGTCAGTGGGACCGGGAAATGGAGGTAATAAGATGCCACCATGAGCGTTTTGATGGCGCCGGTTATCCTGATGGGTTAAAAGGGGAAGAGATTCCTTTCCTGGGTCGTATTCTTGCAGTAGCCGACGTCTATGACGCGATTGCGTCAGATCGTGCCTACAGAAAAAAGATGGAAGAAAAAAGGATCTTAAAGATCATTAATGAAGGCGCCGGAACCCAGTTTGATCCTCAGATTGTAAAGGCTTTTCTAAAGGTCTATAAAGAAGGGAAAATTCAAGCAGTTTAA
- a CDS encoding conjugal transfer protein TraB, with protein sequence MASMDEQVLRAAKEIVVKFIEGGRVSPAGFSETFKDIYRTVEETVKGPKENSGGKKQSEHKDQ encoded by the coding sequence ATGGCATCCATGGATGAACAGGTTTTAAGGGCGGCAAAAGAAATCGTGGTTAAATTTATTGAAGGCGGTAGGGTTTCTCCTGCCGGGTTTAGTGAAACATTTAAAGACATTTACCGTACTGTGGAAGAAACCGTCAAAGGGCCAAAGGAAAATTCCGGGGGTAAAAAACAAAGCGAACACAAGGATCAATAG